A single region of the Lotus japonicus ecotype B-129 chromosome 4, LjGifu_v1.2 genome encodes:
- the LOC130711710 gene encoding tonoplast dicarboxylate transporter-like: MTGEHSATSSPDELNLKAPLLPLHQTPSSIYNNPFSLKSIFTLKNLYIILGPLLSIIICLFVKLDGAPKTSQNMLAVIAWVFTWWVTSAVPLPVTSMCPLFLFPLFGISSADTVAHSYMDDVITLVLGSFILALAVERYNVHRRLALTVTSVFCGDPLNPGLLLLGLCATSFFVSMWMHNVAAAVMLMPVATGILQRLPPPEEQSELVNKFSRAVVLTVVYATPIGGISTLTGTGVNLILVGMWKSLYPGGKPISFNTWFFFAFPFAILFLFSFWCIVCLLYLKKGSGPALSSYLSRAHLKRDLEALGPMSFAEKMVLSVFGLLIVLWMTRRITDDIPGWGSFFHGLVGDGSVSVMAAVLLFIIPNMKKEGEKLMDWNECKKLPWSLILLLGAGFAIADGVQSSGLADVLSRALDFLDDAPYLAIAPAVSLMSSIITEFITSNDATATLIIPLLYHIARTMRVHPLLLMIPGAIATEFAFLLPTSTPSNVVGFATGHIEIQDTLKVGVPLKVAGIALLSFLMPTLGAVVFGTDEGVQWMPKRTFPLLRN, encoded by the exons ATGACAGGAGAACACAGTGCCACATCTTCCCCCGATGAGCTCAACCTCAAAGCCCCACTCCTCCCACTCCATCAAACACCGAGCAGCATATACAACAACCCCTTCTCCCTCAAATCCATCTTCACCCTCAAGAACCTTTACATCATCTTGGGTCCTTTGCTTTCCATCATCATCTGCCTCTTCGTTAAGCTTGATGGTGCTCCCAAAACTTCCCAGAATATGCTCGCCGTCATCGCCTGGGTTTTCACCTGGTGGGTAACTTCCGCCGTGCCGCTTCCGGTGACCTCCATGTGTCCCCTGTTTCTGTTCCCTCTGTTTGGGATTTCCTCTGCTGATACCGTCGCTCACTCTTACATGGACGATGTCATTACTCTTGTCTTGGGAAGTTTCATCCTCGCTCTCGCCGTTGAACGCTACAACGTTCATCGAAGATTGGCCTTGACC GTGACATCAGTGTTTTGTGGTGACCCGTTGAATCCTGGCCTTCTCCTATTGGGCCTGTGCGCCACGTCATTCTTCGTGAGCATGTGGATGCACAACGTGGCAGCCGCAGTGATGTTGATGCCGGTGGCGACGGGGATCTTACAGCGGCTGCCGCCACCGGAGGAGCAGTCGGAGCTGGTGAACAAGTTCAGCAGAGCGGTGGTGCTGACGGTGGTGTACGCGACGCCGATCGGAGGGATAAGCACTTTGACGGGGACAGGTGTGAACCTGATATTGGTGGGAATGTGGAAGAGCCTTTACCCTGGAGGGAAACCAATCAGCTTCAACACGTGGTTCTTCTTCGCTTTCCCTTTTGCTATTCTCTTCTTGTTCTCGTTCTGGTGCATCGTTTGCTTGCTCTATCTCAAAAAGGGTTCGGGTCCTGCTTTGTCTTCTTATCTCAGCAGAGCACACTTGAAGAGGGACCTAGAAGCTCTGG GTCCCATGTCTTTTGCTGAGAAGATGGTGTTGTCTGTCTTTGGG TTACTGATCGTATTATGGATGACAAGAAGAATCACAGATGACATTCCTGGATGGGGGTCTTTCTTTCATGGCCTTGTTGGTGATGGAAGTGTCAGT GTTATGGCGGCTGTGCTATTGTTCATAATCCCAAACATGAAAAAGGAAGGGGAGAAGCTAATGGACTGGAATGAATGCAAGAAGTTACCATGGAGCCTCATTTTGCTACTTGGAGCTGGGTTTGCTATAGCTGATGGAGTCCAATCTAGTGGCCTAGCAGATGTGCTTTCCAGAGCCTTAGATTTCTTAGATGATGCTCCATACCTAGCCATTGCCCCTGCAGTTAGTCTCATGAGTAGCATCATAACTGAGTTTATCACCTCCAATGATGCCACTGCCACCCTGATTATCCCACTCTTATATCACATAGCAAGGACCATGCGCGTGCATCCTCTTCTTCTTATGATTCCCGGAGCAATCGCGACCGAATTCGCTTTCTTGCTTCCAACTTCAACTCCTTCCAATGTAGTTGGATTTGCCACTGGCCATATTGAAATCCAGGACACGCTCAAAGTTGGTGTGCCTCTAAAGGTTGCTGGGATAGCTTTGCTCTCATTCTTGATGCCAACTCTAG GAGCTGTTGTCTTTGGAACAGATGAGGGTGTGCAGTGGATGCCAAAGAGAACTTTTCCTTTGTTGAGAAATTGA